From a single Wolbachia endosymbiont of Oedothorax gibbosus genomic region:
- the hemE gene encoding uroporphyrinogen decarboxylase: MESSKTTIVKVIKQNEPGERVPIWLMRQAGRSLPEYRKAVENMNNFMEICYSTDLVTELTLQPVTRFDVDAAIIFSDILIIADVLGCDVNFLRNVGPRIKPIKNPKELKSPQDIEAKILPILNAIKKVRSQLSEKKPLIGFAGGPWTVASYIIEGGSSKTFSKVLNFYPSYLKEIIERITEATIIYLIKQIEFGADVIQLFDSNAGALSEPLFKEYVIEPTKRIVLAIKDRFPDFPIIGFPRSARNLYKDYCEQTGVSAISIDYNVPIEWAKANLKIPLQGNLDPNLLAYNKMEAIKEAKRIIDCFRGLPFIFNLGHGVLPDTPVENIAELVAFVRNY, translated from the coding sequence TTGGAAAGCAGCAAAACAACAATAGTAAAAGTTATCAAGCAAAATGAGCCAGGTGAAAGAGTGCCTATTTGGCTAATGCGTCAGGCTGGCAGGTCTCTTCCTGAGTACCGCAAAGCAGTGGAAAATATGAATAATTTTATGGAGATATGCTACAGCACAGATTTAGTGACAGAATTGACATTACAGCCAGTGACAAGATTTGACGTGGATGCGGCGATAATTTTTTCAGACATTTTAATAATAGCTGACGTTTTGGGTTGTGACGTGAATTTCCTGCGCAATGTGGGCCCGAGAATAAAACCTATAAAGAATCCTAAAGAATTGAAAAGTCCACAAGACATTGAAGCTAAAATTTTACCAATTCTAAACGCTATAAAGAAAGTCAGAAGTCAGCTATCAGAAAAAAAGCCTCTTATAGGATTTGCTGGTGGCCCATGGACAGTAGCTTCATATATCATAGAAGGTGGAAGCAGCAAAACTTTTTCCAAAGTATTAAATTTTTACCCTTCGTATTTGAAGGAAATAATTGAACGAATAACGGAAGCAACGATTATTTATCTAATTAAACAGATAGAATTTGGAGCAGATGTTATTCAGCTATTTGACAGTAATGCTGGTGCATTATCGGAACCGTTGTTTAAAGAATATGTTATTGAACCAACAAAGAGAATTGTTTTGGCAATAAAGGATAGATTTCCTGATTTTCCAATAATAGGTTTTCCAAGGTCTGCTAGAAATCTTTATAAGGATTACTGCGAGCAAACAGGTGTATCTGCAATAAGTATAGATTATAATGTTCCAATAGAATGGGCGAAAGCGAATCTAAAAATCCCTCTACAAGGAAATCTTGATCCTAATCTTTTAGCCTATAATAAAATGGAAGCAATAAAAGAGGCAAAACGTATAATAGATTGCTTTAGAGGCTTGCCTTTCATATTTAATCTTGGACATGGAGTACTCCCTGATACCCCAGTTGAAAATATTGCTGAGTTAGTGGCTTTTGTAAGAAATTACTAA
- a CDS encoding pyridoxal phosphate-dependent aminotransferase: MSDLAERMSLIKPSPTITVTDKANKLKNEGKKICVLAAGEPDFDTPDHIKKAAIQAINEGKTKYTAVDGTRELKEAIINKLRKDNNLEYTLNQICVGTGAKQVLFNLFMSTINSGDEVIIPAPYWVSYVDMVNLFGGLPVVVECKQNFKLTAELLKSNITKKTKWLILNSPNNPAGVVYTYSELKDIAQILLEYPHVNVVTDDIYEHIIYDEKFFTIAQVEPKLYDRVFVVNGVSKAYAMTGWRIGYIAGRSDVVKAISTLQSQSTSNPNSIAQAAAAAALNGDHSFLKERTRIFKSRRDFMVKKLNSVPGLSASVPQGAFYLFVSCEGLLSKSTKSGKIINNDLDFTEYLLEDYLVAVIPGIAFGLENFIRISYATSQEQLEIGCDSITKACQELK, translated from the coding sequence ATGTCAGACCTTGCAGAAAGAATGTCCCTAATAAAACCTTCACCTACGATTACTGTAACTGATAAGGCAAATAAGTTGAAAAATGAAGGAAAAAAAATCTGTGTTTTAGCTGCAGGAGAGCCAGATTTTGATACTCCAGATCATATAAAAAAAGCAGCTATTCAAGCAATAAATGAAGGCAAAACTAAATATACTGCTGTTGATGGAACGCGTGAGCTGAAAGAAGCAATAATTAATAAGTTAAGAAAGGATAATAACCTCGAGTACACGCTTAACCAAATCTGTGTTGGCACTGGTGCTAAGCAGGTGTTATTCAATTTGTTCATGTCAACAATTAACTCTGGAGATGAAGTTATTATTCCAGCTCCTTACTGGGTTTCATATGTTGATATGGTAAATCTTTTTGGGGGCTTACCAGTTGTAGTGGAATGCAAACAAAATTTTAAACTGACAGCGGAATTATTGAAAAGCAATATAACTAAAAAAACTAAATGGTTAATTCTTAATTCACCAAACAATCCTGCAGGAGTTGTGTACACGTATAGTGAATTAAAAGACATAGCACAAATATTGCTTGAATATCCACATGTGAATGTCGTTACAGATGATATTTATGAGCATATAATATACGACGAAAAGTTTTTTACTATCGCTCAGGTTGAGCCAAAGCTTTACGACAGAGTTTTTGTGGTCAATGGAGTGTCAAAAGCATATGCAATGACAGGCTGGAGAATAGGGTATATTGCAGGTAGAAGTGATGTAGTAAAAGCTATTTCTACACTGCAGTCTCAGAGCACTTCTAACCCAAATTCGATAGCACAAGCAGCAGCAGCAGCAGCATTAAACGGTGACCATAGTTTTTTGAAAGAAAGAACAAGGATTTTTAAAAGTCGTAGAGATTTTATGGTGAAAAAGCTAAATTCTGTCCCGGGATTATCAGCATCTGTTCCACAAGGTGCGTTCTATTTATTTGTCTCATGTGAAGGATTGCTCAGTAAAAGCACAAAAAGTGGTAAGATAATAAATAACGATTTAGATTTCACTGAGTACTTGTTGGAAGATTATTTAGTTGCTGTAATTCCAGGAATTGCATTTGGTCTAGAAAATTTTATCAGAATTTCTTATGCAACTTCTCAGGAACAATTAGAAATTGGATGTGATAGTATTACTAAAGCGTGCCAGGAGTTAAAATGA
- a CDS encoding MFS transporter yields the protein MLQRNFLIWLLASLFYAYQYILRVIPNILAPELITKFNISITDVGQFGGLYYIGYTLAHIPVGLALDRFGPKFVLPACIVLTFTGTLPLICFDEWSYSIIGRIIVGVGSSASAIGLFKVASMYFAQEKSARMASLSIIIGVLGGICGGLPLDFLLNKFGWNYVIYTFSAFGCLLALLLFLVTPESNTQQEKVSIRDLKNILLNKHIILISFFGGLMVGPMQGFADGWAKAFFFEVYKMNEDLASSLSSVILIGMLTGSFSLAYLLEKYKNKHYEVIIACSFAMIAGFLLLFTQIGGLYVVLPTLFIIGFASGYQVVTIYKALSYVNNNLVGLATAVSNMIVMVFGYFFHTGIAKIIDLYWDKTVIQGNPVYGAELLIKATSVIPVCLLIAVFGLLWLKKQDKQS from the coding sequence ATGTTGCAGAGGAATTTTTTAATCTGGTTGTTGGCGTCACTGTTTTATGCATACCAATATATATTACGCGTAATCCCAAACATACTTGCACCTGAATTAATAACAAAATTTAACATAAGTATTACAGACGTTGGTCAATTTGGTGGCCTGTATTATATAGGCTATACGCTTGCTCACATACCTGTTGGTCTTGCCCTTGATAGATTTGGGCCAAAGTTTGTTTTACCTGCATGTATTGTCTTAACATTTACCGGAACATTACCGCTTATATGCTTTGATGAGTGGAGTTATTCAATAATTGGAAGAATAATCGTTGGAGTTGGTTCATCTGCTTCAGCAATTGGGCTCTTTAAAGTTGCAAGCATGTATTTTGCACAAGAAAAATCGGCAAGAATGGCAAGTTTATCCATAATTATAGGAGTGTTGGGGGGGATATGTGGCGGATTACCGTTAGACTTCTTACTCAATAAATTTGGCTGGAATTATGTTATCTATACCTTCTCAGCATTCGGGTGTTTACTTGCTCTGTTGCTGTTCTTAGTAACGCCTGAAAGCAATACTCAACAGGAAAAAGTTAGCATTAGAGACTTAAAAAACATACTTCTCAACAAGCATATTATTCTAATTAGCTTTTTTGGTGGACTCATGGTCGGTCCAATGCAAGGTTTTGCCGATGGTTGGGCGAAAGCATTCTTTTTTGAAGTATATAAAATGAATGAAGACTTGGCATCTTCTCTCTCTTCCGTAATATTGATAGGAATGTTAACAGGATCATTCTCTTTGGCTTATTTATTGGAAAAATATAAAAATAAGCATTATGAAGTAATAATTGCATGCTCATTTGCAATGATCGCCGGTTTTTTATTACTTTTTACTCAGATTGGTGGCTTGTATGTTGTATTACCTACGCTTTTTATTATTGGTTTCGCATCTGGATATCAAGTAGTTACAATTTATAAAGCACTAAGTTATGTAAATAATAACTTGGTAGGCTTGGCCACAGCTGTGTCAAACATGATAGTCATGGTTTTTGGCTATTTTTTTCACACTGGGATCGCAAAAATAATAGATTTGTATTGGGATAAGACAGTGATACAAGGGAATCCTGTGTATGGCGCTGAATTGCTGATAAAAGCAACATCAGTTATTCCTGTATGTTTGCTAATAGCTGTTTTTGGGCTCTTATGGTTAAAAAAGCAGGACAAGCAGTCTTAA
- the glyA gene encoding serine hydroxymethyltransferase, with protein sequence MMSILKKICGSKNDLKSFDNEVYQSIEKELQRQKSQLQLIASENFASKAVMEAQGSFLTNKYAEGYPGRRYYCGCEHVDKVESLAIERLCKLFGVKFANVQPHSGSQANQAVFASLLTPGDTILGLSLNCGGHLTHGAAPSLSGKWFKSIQYTVNKDTYLLNMDEIEKLALEHKPKLIIAGASAYPRKMDFKRFREIADKVGAYLLADIAHYAGLIAAGEYPSPAEYAHVMTSTTHKTLRGPRGGIVMTNDEALHKKIQSAVFPGLQGGPLMHVIAAKAVAFKEALAPEFKTYSKKVVENAKILAQELQKHGLDIIAGGTDSHIVLVDLRSQKLTGKDVVDSLERAGITCNKNSVPFDTEKPTITSGLRFGTAAETTRGLEAENFKEIASLINEVIQGLISGNSSSVEKAVKTKVERICSNFPIY encoded by the coding sequence ATGATGAGTATTTTAAAAAAAATCTGTGGCTCTAAAAATGATTTAAAATCCTTTGATAATGAAGTTTATCAATCTATAGAAAAAGAATTGCAACGCCAAAAGTCACAATTGCAATTAATTGCATCGGAAAATTTTGCAAGCAAAGCGGTAATGGAGGCACAAGGCTCTTTTCTGACTAATAAATATGCAGAAGGTTATCCAGGCAGAAGATATTACTGTGGCTGTGAGCATGTGGACAAAGTTGAAAGTCTGGCTATAGAAAGACTTTGTAAGTTGTTTGGTGTAAAGTTTGCAAATGTTCAACCTCACTCTGGTTCTCAGGCAAATCAAGCAGTGTTTGCTTCACTGCTTACTCCAGGCGATACAATACTTGGATTGTCACTGAATTGCGGTGGGCATCTAACTCATGGTGCGGCACCAAGCCTTTCTGGTAAATGGTTTAAGTCGATTCAATATACAGTAAATAAAGACACTTATCTGCTCAATATGGATGAGATAGAAAAGCTGGCGCTGGAGCATAAACCAAAATTGATCATAGCTGGTGCTTCTGCTTATCCAAGAAAAATGGACTTCAAACGCTTTCGCGAAATTGCAGATAAAGTTGGTGCTTATTTGCTTGCAGACATTGCTCACTATGCAGGGCTCATTGCAGCGGGCGAATATCCATCCCCTGCTGAATATGCGCATGTTATGACTTCCACAACTCACAAAACTTTGCGTGGTCCTCGTGGTGGAATAGTGATGACCAATGATGAAGCATTACACAAGAAAATTCAATCTGCAGTTTTTCCAGGATTGCAGGGTGGGCCACTTATGCATGTGATAGCTGCAAAAGCTGTTGCATTTAAAGAAGCATTAGCGCCAGAATTTAAAACTTATAGCAAGAAAGTCGTGGAAAATGCGAAAATACTAGCTCAAGAATTGCAAAAGCATGGACTTGACATTATAGCCGGTGGCACTGACTCTCATATAGTGCTAGTTGACTTAAGATCGCAGAAATTAACTGGAAAAGACGTTGTAGATAGTCTTGAGAGGGCTGGCATTACCTGCAATAAAAACTCTGTGCCATTTGACACAGAAAAGCCAACCATCACTTCAGGGCTCCGTTTCGGCACCGCTGCTGAGACAACACGCGGACTTGAGGCAGAAAATTTTAAAGAGATAGCTAGTCTAATAAATGAAGTAATTCAAGGATTAATCAGCGGAAATAGCTCAAGTGTCGAAAAAGCAGTAAAAACTAAAGTTGAAAGGATTTGTAGTAATTTTCCTATTTATTAA